From the Paenibacillus sp. R14(2021) genome, the window CCTGATGCGTACAAAGACGGTGCGGGCGGGCTATTTTGCATTTACCGGGAAACCAACGCTCCAGCAGGTCAGTGCCATCATTATGAGTAAGCCGCTTGATCCGGATGCTGCAAAATCGGAAATGAGCGCAGCAGGCAAGAAGTAACTTTATCAAGCTCCTCGCGCATCCCGAGAATCCTGTCAATTGCGGTTGCGCGGCTGCATATAGATGTGGTATAGTAATTGACGGTGTTAAAATCACACGTCGATTAATTTCGTCATTGGTGCTTCGACCCGGTCGGAGTGATGGCGAAAAATGAGATCGGCGGAGGAAACACAAAAAAAACCATTTAACAGGAGGTGTTGAAGAGATGGCGGTAATTTCCATGAAACAGCTTCTAGAAGCTGGGGTACACTTCGGTCACCAAACACGTCGTTGGAACCCTAAGATGGATCGTTATATCTTCACAGAACGTAACGGGATTTACATCATTGACTTGCAGAAAACGGTTAAGAAAGTCGAAGAAGCTTACAACTTCGTGCGTTCGATCGGCGAAGAAGGCGGAACGATTCTCTTCGTAGGAACTAAGAAACAAGCGCAAGACTCTGTGAAAGAAGAAGCAGAACGCTGCGGAAACTTCTACATTAACCAACGTTGGCTCGGCGGCACGCTGACTAACTTCCAAACGATCCAAAAACGTATCGATCGCCTGAAAACGCTCGAGAAATGGGAAGAAGACGGCACTTTCAACGTGCTTCCTAAGAAAGAAGTTATCATTCTCCGCAAAGAGAAAGATCGTCTTGAGAAATTCCTCGGCGGTATCAAAGGCATGAAAGGCCTGCCAAGCGCATTGTTCATCATCGACCCGCGCAAAGAGCGTATTGCGGTTGCTGAAGCACGCAAACTTGGTATTCCAATCGTTGGTATCGTTGATACGAACTGTGATCCGGACGAAATCGACTACGTGATCCCAGGTAACGATGATGCAATCCGCGCAGTTAAATTGCTGACAGCTAAAATGGCTGATGCAATCGTTGAATCGCACCAAGGCGAACAAACAACTGCTTAATTTTCATTAGCGATACAACAGAAAGGGTGGTCAGAAGGTGAATAACCTCTCACCGCCCTTTTTTTAAAATGATCACGAATTCAACTATTTCAGGAGGTCTAGACTCATGGCGGTTAGTGCTAGTGCGGTTAAAGAATTGCGTGAAAGAACAGGCGCAGGTATGCTGGATTGCAAAAAAGCGCTTGACGAAACAAACGGCGATATTGCGAAAGCGGTTGATCTGCTTCGCGAGAAAGGTCTTTCTGCTGCTGCGAACAAAGCAGGTCGCGTAGCTACTGAAGGAACAGTAGAATCTTATATTCACGCTGGAGGCCGTATCGGCGTTCTGGTTGAAATCAACTGCGAAACGGACTTCGTCGGTAAAACCGAACAATTCCGTGAATTCGCTCGTGACATCGCGATGCAAATCGCTGCTGCAAGCCCTAAGTTTGTCAGCCGTGAAGAAGTATCCGAAGAAGAGCTGGACAAAGAGCGCGAGATTCTGAAAGCTCAAGCGCTGAACGAAGGCAAACCAGAGAAAATCGTTGAAAAAATGGTTGAAGGCCGCATCAGCAAATACTATGAAGAGCACTGCCTCCTTGAGCAAGCATTCATTAAAGATCCGGATAAAACAATTCACACGCTGCTGAAAGAAAAAATCAGCACAATCGGTGAAAACATTTCCATCCGTCGTTTCGTTCGTTATGAACTTGGCGAAGGCTTGGAGAAAAAAGAAGACAACTTCGTTGCTGAGGTTATGTCCCAAGCAAAATTGTAATCCGAACGCACTGGCGGGGCGGGGCGTTCGCCCCGCCGTTTTTTTCTATCCACAGGCAGCATTAATAACAGTATGCGGCCTTTAAACAAGGTCAAAGATGGAGGTAAACCACGTTGCAAAGTCCCGTGTACAAACGTATTGTTCTGAAGGTGAGCGGCGAGTCGCTCTCGGGTAACAATGGCTATGGTATTGATTCCGCAATGATTTCTTCGATCGCGGAGCAAGTTAAAGAAGTGGTTGAATTGAATGTTGAGGTGGCTATCGTCGTTGGCGGCGGTAACATCTGGCGCGGCATTGCGGGTTCGGCGAAAGGTATCGACCGTGCAACTGCCGATTATATGGGCATGTTAGCGACTGTTATGAATTCATTGGCGCTGCAAGACGCACTTGAGCAAATCGAAGTGCCGACACGGGTGCAAACATCCATCGCGATGCAGCAAATCGCTGAGCCGTACATACGCCGGCGTGCGATTCGTCATTTGGAAAAAGGGCGCGTCGTTATTTTCGCAGCGGGTACTGGAAACCCGTTCTTCTCAACGGATACAACTGCCGCTTTGCGTGCAGCTGAAATAGAAGCAGAAGTCATCTTGATGGCTAAGAACAAAGTAGACGGCGTCTACTCGGCGGATCCGTTTAAGGATGCGACTGCCGAGAAGTTCGAGACGTTGACTTATATGGAAGTGTTGAACCGTAATCTAGGTGTTATGGATTCAACGGCTTCATCGCTTTGCATGGACAATAACATTCCGCTTGTCGTATTCTCCATTACGGAAGCAGGTAATATTAAGCGTGTTGTCCTTGGAGAGAAAATCGGAACCATCGTAATGAAAGGGAGTGTCAACTAATGCCGCAATCCATTAAGAAAAACGCAGAAGAGCGGATGGAGAAA encodes:
- the rpsB gene encoding 30S ribosomal protein S2, producing MAVISMKQLLEAGVHFGHQTRRWNPKMDRYIFTERNGIYIIDLQKTVKKVEEAYNFVRSIGEEGGTILFVGTKKQAQDSVKEEAERCGNFYINQRWLGGTLTNFQTIQKRIDRLKTLEKWEEDGTFNVLPKKEVIILRKEKDRLEKFLGGIKGMKGLPSALFIIDPRKERIAVAEARKLGIPIVGIVDTNCDPDEIDYVIPGNDDAIRAVKLLTAKMADAIVESHQGEQTTA
- the tsf gene encoding translation elongation factor Ts; amino-acid sequence: MAVSASAVKELRERTGAGMLDCKKALDETNGDIAKAVDLLREKGLSAAANKAGRVATEGTVESYIHAGGRIGVLVEINCETDFVGKTEQFREFARDIAMQIAAASPKFVSREEVSEEELDKEREILKAQALNEGKPEKIVEKMVEGRISKYYEEHCLLEQAFIKDPDKTIHTLLKEKISTIGENISIRRFVRYELGEGLEKKEDNFVAEVMSQAKL
- the pyrH gene encoding UMP kinase is translated as MQSPVYKRIVLKVSGESLSGNNGYGIDSAMISSIAEQVKEVVELNVEVAIVVGGGNIWRGIAGSAKGIDRATADYMGMLATVMNSLALQDALEQIEVPTRVQTSIAMQQIAEPYIRRRAIRHLEKGRVVIFAAGTGNPFFSTDTTAALRAAEIEAEVILMAKNKVDGVYSADPFKDATAEKFETLTYMEVLNRNLGVMDSTASSLCMDNNIPLVVFSITEAGNIKRVVLGEKIGTIVMKGSVN